The genomic window CCAGACTTTCCAGATTCAATACTACCCCAACCACTGATTGTGCAATTCAATCCTGGCAAGTATTCAACGTTTTCAGGTGGCAAGCAAATGGGCATTATATTTCTGCCTAAAGGAATCCCTTGCCCCTTTAGCATCACCAAGGCAATGTCATTGTTCATGCGTTGCCCCTTGCGAAAATCTTCGTGTATATAGTAATCTTCAATGTTTGCTTCTACTTCGGTACCGTCATCAACCTATAACATAGGTATTGTACTGTTTTATGATTTACTGTAAAGCTTCTGTCACATACCCATAACCTTTTTTCCAAAACCATTGATTGCAAGTGATTGtgtaattctattttttattggtAAAGTCTGCTCACCTCTGTATTATAATCTCCAGCTCGTACAAAATACATTCCCTTATTATAGCCTTCTAAGCAGTGAGCTGCCGTTAAAACATACAATGGAGATATTATCACCGCACCACACCAATGATTCGATCTACTGTGTCCTCTAACTCTGAGACTTGCCTAGAGATAGTGAATGACCGATATCAAGAAAAGGTTCAAAACATATTCACTGGTTTAAGGGAAGGACACCTTTTCACgctcaattcatttttttaatagttttaCCTGCCATGGATATGCCCCTTTTTGAGCAACAGACCCTTGAACAACTCTGGCCATATACTCgtcattttcatcaaaatcttcAATGCGTTTACCACAATCTGTAGGCAATATATCATTGGCTGTGACCTCAGGTAAGTACGGAACTGACTTCTGAAATCGTTTTAAAACGTTtgggaatgaaataaatttgcgaaatataTCTTTCAGTAGTTCAATACTCTTGAGTAGTTATAACACCagatatttttactatttcgaATATCCGTCAATCATCCAAGtgttttacaataatatgGTATTCCTGAACTGTACATATATTGAAGTTTTAATAACCGCTGTGTAAAGCAATTTGTAGAACAGGCTCATGTTGTTTCATCCAAAAGAAACGAATGGGTATAATGTAATGAAACAAGTTATTTTGCATGTCTgtcaacaaaattttattctactcctattgattataatttacaGTAATACATTATCATGGAGCTAAGAAAAACTTTACTATATTTTCCGACTGTACGGAAGCCCATGTTCTAAACTTAAACGTCTGTCATAAAACTACTCTAATCTTAAAGTTTTATCGATATTAATTTACCTCATGTCTTATTACTTCTCCAGACTCACATCGCACACCGACGTCTTCGTCATGACCGCAATTGTGGCGGCCCCAATGTTCATGATCACACCTGTATAATTGTGTCTCGTTACCAGAGCAGAATAcctgtaaaaaaatgtcaaaattattattttctcatcgTATTTTAACAGTATGCCGTAGAGCGTGTATGTAATATCACACTTCATCGGATATTACTACCGTTCATCAAATTAGCAGTTACTGTTACCTCATCTAACCAAATAGGCCCATCTCCAGGTCCAAAAGCTCCATTCTTTATTGCAGTTGCAGGTCCTCCATAACCCAATGATCTACAAATGACTGTAGCAGCTGtatctgaaaaatcgtcatcACAAACCGTGCCCCAAATACCGTGGTGACGCACTTCGACTCTTCCTTCAAGAAGATTACTACCCCCAGAGAGCCTTAGCTCAAAAGGTGCCTATAAACGTTCACGTAATCAATTATAATGGGATTAATGGTACTCTAAATTTATTTACTCTTTtggaatattttgtttcatataTGTGGATGTTACCTCACAATGCTCTGGACCTTCATCAGAACGATCACTACAATCTACAACTTCATCGCATATGAATGGTGTTGGAATACACTCGGGACTGTTGTCACACTTCCAGGACCCATCTTGACATGTGTTCACTGCTGTTTTGCAAACTATACCAACAGCCTCTTCAGGGAGGCAGTTGTGAATGCCCCATCTATAATCATGAGAGAATATTCAAAAGTTTTAAGGATGTTGAATTTGGAATTTGACTTGAATTGTGTAATCTAGTCGTGCAACGTACCCATCGAAATCGCATTCCCTTAGCGAGGTCTCATTTCCCCTACACTTTAATTGATCCATTAAAAATAACTGTGAATCGGCATTGCCATAGTAACCTGCAGGCCTGACTTCTTGAGCACCGTATATGAAACCCAGCTCCTTGCACGCAACATTAGCAGCAATCATTCCAAAACCATCGTCACACACCTGTCCCCATTTTTCCCATACTGTAATAAGGTAAGCAACAATTGGTATACACTGATGTAGTTCCACTGGTAATTCGTACACCATATTGTAACTGATTGCAATACTATTATACCGTTTTCATCTTAAGATTACCTTTGACTTCCACTCTACCCTGATTGGTATTGTTGGATCCGCTTAGTCTAATTTCATATccataattttccaaattacaaCTGCTTTCATCAGTACGATCTCCacagttattttttccatcacaTAGTAGTGACTGATTTATACATTTTCCATTTCCGCAAACGAACATATCACTACAGTTGATGCTTCTTTCATCCATTTCATAATAATCATAATCTATGGAGGGTTGTAGGTCTCCAGTAAGCCCGATGTTACTGTCACTGAGTAAACAGACATTCCCATCAGCTCTAAAATgtgaaataacaaattttagTATTGAAAGTTCAGTACCTGGAATACTATCAGAGACAACTGTATTGATTAAATCATATATTACTTTGTTTTATGAGAAAATTGCTGATAAACTAGAACttgattacaaatttttatcgttaaGTGACCAATATAATCTAAACATACTTATGACTGAATGATCGACACGTAAAATCAGCTTCCTTACATCTGAGAGCACATGTTTTCAGTGGAGTGTTTAACCATTTCTCTACATCGTGGTCATCTAAATGATGTTGTtctatttttgtataaaattccaagTGCTGAGAACAGTCCTGTTCATCAACTCCATTGGTGCAGTCCTGAAATGTTATTAAAGTTTAAAGTTAGACAGAAATGTTAGCTTATCATTAtttatcaattgaaaattaaatgacaCCACATCATCCTATACCTCTTGGCCATCACAAATCCATGGTGATGGAATACATTCGCCAGGTGTGCATTCAAAATGTTTTGGGTTGCAGCGTCCTGCTGTGACAGTCCTTATCATACCTAAAAGAACATTTGAAGAGTAATTCATTACCATACATTTGAAAAGATTGACAAAAGTTTCGACAAAATGTACAATTTGTAATGTAGTCTACCTTGTTCGGCACACGGTGGAATGTCACAGTGTTCAAATTCGCCATTCAGTCCAGTAAAACACCAAGGTTTCAGTTCCCTGTTTGGATTCGGATTCCTACAGTAGTTAtgttctttcaatttttctctaatttcaTCAGAAACCACCTGTAATAtagcaaaaatgaaaattgaatgattatAGGTTGGGACATTTTCAGCAAAGATGAATCAGCCCTACCTTAAAATGGAGATGCTGCTCGATCGCCTCGTCATTCCATGGAAGACAGTGTGCTCCTGATTCTgtgatatttgcttttcccGAATAGTGCTGGCCCTTGCCATAAACGCATCCTATTACGAAACATCAGTTATGAGAATTGTAGTTTTTAAGCGATATTTCTTAAAATTAGTATTTGTTTTACCAATATCATTGTAGACCCTCTTGCAGATGTACGAATGTCCTTTGGATGATGTAGCACAGTCCTCAATGTCCCAAAAGAAGTAATCACTCAGGCAACTTTTGTCAGGACGATTATGGCAGGAAAATATACGCTTCATGACAACGCATACTGGACGTGAGCCAACCGATGGAGGTATTCTTTCGTCCTGCATCCAGCCAGGCCACCAATTGGCAAACCTAACACagaaacaaaattcattttatacacaacTACAAGCAGCCTTACTgtgtaattgaaataatgattgtAGTGAGCAATAACGTACCTAAACTTGGCATGATTCGAATCTTCCCAGAGCCAAATTGTTCTGTTTAAGGTTGTGAAACCAAATCCTGATGTCATGATAGAGTTGACATCTGGACGTCTCTGCACCAGCCACTCGGATATAAAATTGTTCTCTGTTTGATCGAGAACATCCAATAGCCTTGCCCCTTTACTATTACAGTAGTCCAAAGCCTCAGCATGATTTAATGCTGTATCGGGGTTTGCCAAATGATAGCAAAAACCTCTGTGCGGTatttcatcttctctgcaATAGGCTGCTCTGTTTGGTAAACAACGGATTCCAACAGCATCGCGGGCTACGTCACAATATGGATTGTGTGTGAAcctgattttaatttaatgAAAGTTAtagtttacaataaattaattttacaataattaatcaaCTATTGCCAGGATGTCCGATCAGAGCTATAAATTGTGATAGTAACGGCTATACATATCCAAGTTTGTATAAATTGCCTAGTTGTTAgacatgtattttttcaatcttactTGCAAGATTGGAAGTATGTTTCATTTCCAATGCAATCCACACTGTCGGCTGCTACCCAAGGTAGTTCATCATTCTGATTATTATTTCCTTGCCATGCCATTTCAGCTCCCCtagcaaaaaaatataaaaaattgacttACCATCGCATATAAACTGTGTACTTTGTTTTCAAGATTTATACGAATGGGGAGAAATGAGATACAATGCAATTTTCGGATTAAAATACCTTGTGTATCCCAACTGCCTGCAAACAATATTAGCTTTTTTGAGGGTCCATGCATTTCTATGATCGCATACAATTCCCCAACCAGGCTGAGTACCTTGTACTTCTAAATAACCTTCCTCCAAAATAGAACCGCCACGCAGCCGCAGCATCTAGAAATTAgttgtataaatacatattgCTGATTGTGCCTCGAATTAATTCATATTATGCACTGAAGaacaatcaaattttcatcagcTGCAGCATTGTATAGATTGAGAGTTGAGATTAATTGCTTGTCTCATTATTCGGAACTGCCTCAAGTATACAATATCACATTGCATGTActgtaattaaatatttatcatacTCAATTCATCGTTAATATCTCACCTGGCCAGATATTGGTGTAATATTAATCCATTCATCCCAGCCGTTTATGGGCTGAACACCTTGTACAAAGTAAACAGGGAAAGGAGGTTCACCTGAAAAGATAGAACAAATCTTCGTAACGTCATTTTTAAACGAAGGGTcaaacaattttattacaattcaGACCTGTATCTGAAGAAATTGGATGGAAATTTAACTTTCAAGTTGTTTTTGTTGAAGTCATCTTCATCTGCTTGTGTTGCATAATTCAATAATTAGAAAGAAAGGGTAACATATTGTACTTACCAATTTCACGAATATTGTAATACCTTTTTTGTACAAGAGGACGCAACATTCCTGCAATACATTAACATTTTCTACCCACCTTTACTGTTTACGAATTCTACACCAAAAATATCTAGATCAATTTCTTGATTAGTAACTTTCATGATTCCTGAAGTTTTTGAACCCTCAGAAATTTGTCTATCATCTTTATCAAGTTTTTTATCTTCCATAGTGGCTTCAGTCTCTACCAAAGTACTTGTAGATTCAAGTGttgtatattcaatttttgtttcattcaatttttcgtcattatcCTTGTCACTATCAAACTCAATTTGAGCGTGGAGTGTATTTTTGTCAGTTGTATCATAATCTCTTTCCCCTTCTgctaaattatatatatatataaacataatTTCTTGGTTCATTATGATATAGATTGCATCCTGTATATCGACTAATTTCCGTGGTACATGtcgaattttttctacaaagttATCCCATGCAATTAGTCTAAAGTAACATGTTTTTAAAGCCgaaaatttacatattctACTGGTATTGACGTTCTTGGCTTACCAAGATAtttagaatcgatttgttaTTCAATGGATTATTCATTTGCTGGTTTATTAATGGTACTAAAACATTGTAGTGGAGGTTTTtcataataaattgataatgCCAAGCAATTTTTTGGCTTACCTAAAACTGAAACTCCATTTTTATTGCCAAATTTTTGTGCATCAGAATGTCCTTGAttaatttctatttctttcgTAATGTAATGACCCTGGATTTCATTTACATTCGCATATATTCCACTTGGATACCAGTTTTTATTAATCATTGTCAGATCGGTTGAGTTTCGGTAGTGGAAATTCTTCCCAtctgtttttctttgtctttttATAGTTTTAGTGCCAGGCTTGCTAGGAACTTGATGAAAAACATTTGTTCTCATTGTCCATTGATCTGATTTCGAATCAAGATCATGATCACTTTCTCTGTGACCAGCCAGATCTATTTTTCCTGATGAAGGACCTAACAAATCAGTTTTGACTGAGGGTAACTTTTTAGATGTGTGTATTGTACTCTCTACTACTCTGCTATTCGAATTCCCGTTTCTGAACATGGTATTGGTGTATTGATCAGTATTGAGTATTGGAGATTGGATCATGTTTTTATTACTAGAATTCCTGTGAATAATATCTCCGTACGTTTCATTCACGTCCATATGTCCCTCTGTAGCATGCCAGTACTCTTGACCATATCCTTGATTCGTTATAGCATATTGCCCATTTATAAATGATGACCCCAGTGCATTATTATTCGGTTGATATTGTGAAAAAggtatttgattattttgtaATAAGTTAGAAGGATTGTTATTATTTGCTGTATTCCTATCTGGTTTATGCTTATTATAAAACATGCTATCTTGATGCAATGCATTAAGAACATTCATGCTGTTTGCAGTACCCGGATTCTTATTTACATCAATTGATTTTGAACCTATCCcaaaaagaattattatattattgtgcATATTGCATTCTACTTGCGTTGACGAAAATATTATCACTGTACGCATTTTGTATGGCAAATAGAcaaattccaaattattttcacaatgtGCATATTAGTAATACTGTAGTAAATACAGTCTCACCTGcttaattatcaagtcaatGTTgtggaatataaaaatactGAGATTTTTGAGAACAGTATTTTTCTTACATGTCGATAAATCGCAAGCAAATATATTTAatagaatttaaatttaaaaaattcaatacctaatcgaatttccaaataaaaaaatgctgtCGGGAAATAATTGTACTCTATGAATCAATGTGCAGAATATTTTAAACCTACCTTGTTGCCACTGATGGTTCAGAACTGGATTTGTCGGGTGTTTGTCTTCTTTCTCTTCAGCTGTCCATGTACTTGGCTTAAACCGACCAGGTTGATCAACAAATGTCTCTGGTTGATTCCAGCTCTGCTGACTCGTTACGCTTTCGGGTGTAGCAGGagttataataaattgtttgccatcatttttactttcattagAATTTTGTCCCTCGCTTGGCAATCTATAACTACTGTCCACGTAAATATTTTGATCTGACCCATATTGACTCCCCTCAGAATTATGAGTGTTACTTTGACCACGATTTGGGTCATTATAATACGTATTCGGATTTCCATTAAAGTTACCACTTAGTGAACTTTCGGTTTGGCCATCATTGCCTTTGTCAATCCTATCATTTGAATTTCCTTCATTATTATAGTTATAATATGGGTGCCAACTTACAGTTGGATtgctattttcatttccacgATTATAGTTATTTCCATAATCTTTTCGACTGTCAAATCTTTGATTATTCGGTACATTCGGTACAACACCCCAGTGTGTTCTATGATCAAAACTGGTTTCACTTTGTCTCTCCGAATTTCCCACAGAGGATTTTATTCCAAAATCGGAAATTTCTGTTGTAGTTTTCAAATCTtctgtcaaaaaaaaatcataaaaatgaaaataattgtatggtttttttttttgctgttgtTCACTACAGGTCATACAGAGATAGTATTTTTGTACATAAGAATAATCTACTACATTATAATACCTTCACCGCAACCTTCCACGTTGTAGGGAAAATCGCAGACACTTGTTAATGGATTGAAGACAGTTCCGGGCCCACAGTCCATTATATGTGTATTCGCATTACTacactgtaaaaattttttacaatctgTCGGATGCCGGAACAACCCTTCTTGACCTTCAGAACATGTCACTACGTCAGGTTTTATCCGTTCCTGAGGAACCTGTAGATTCATATCACCCCTCATATCAATTCCCTGCCAAACAGGAATAGGTGTCGGATCCGTCTTAGGTTTCAATGCAtcttgaattaaataaaaaagcatGTATATTACAGTGCTATCGTAACAGTTCTGACGCAGTGCTAGAATACCTAGGAAACATTCAACATAATTTTACTAATCAATTCTTTTCAGGAATCATACCTTCACAACCTTTCACATTGTAAGGCCAGTCACAAACGCTGACTGTAGGATTGAAAACTGTTCCTGGACCACAATC from Neodiprion lecontei isolate iyNeoLeco1 chromosome 1, iyNeoLeco1.1, whole genome shotgun sequence includes these protein-coding regions:
- the LOC107223760 gene encoding uncharacterized protein LOC107223760 isoform X4 — encoded protein: MKPSENIFLLAVLTIIYFCNTSLAIFDPRETHAVKPAIRREFPILWYSPSSTTPIPIEPQVPEGVKDSGLRPKKPVVFNNGGYTYSKYGTFNRKIEQQSTNNFYNNYDQGQDGQQENSAFQHRYGQDQNLGYSDQNSYYENGWFVDNTNNQKPYEDFAIEIKKPYKDTKDFKVKPVKSIRVAKYDSETGAVCPAPDATGQFVYPPDCKFFVNCWNGRAFVQPCAPGTLFNPETLECDFPTKVQCYGSELIDLNNQYNIRPSAKKQPSQISEPEREWRVPSPTNQHPSCPLSFTGLLPHPIDCTKFLQCANGVTFIMDCGPGTVFNPTVSVCDWPYNVKGCEDALKPKTDPTPIPVWQGIDMRGDMNLQVPQERIKPDVVTCSEGQEGLFRHPTDCKKFLQCSNANTHIMDCGPGTVFNPLTSVCDFPYNVEGCGEEDLKTTTEISDFGIKSSVGNSERQSETSFDHRTHWGVVPNVPNNQRFDSRKDYGNNYNRGNENSNPTVSWHPYYNYNNEGNSNDRIDKGNDGQTESSLSGNFNGNPNTYYNDPNRGQSNTHNSEGSQYGSDQNIYVDSSYRLPSEGQNSNESKNDGKQFIITPATPESVTSQQSWNQPETFVDQPGRFKPSTWTAEEKEDKHPTNPVLNHQWQQGPSSGKIDLAGHRESDHDLDSKSDQWTMRTNVFHQVPSKPGTKTIKRQRKTDGKNFHYRNSTDLTMINKNWYPSGIYANVNEIQGHYITKEIEINQGHSDAQKFGNKNGVSVLAEGERDYDTTDKNTLHAQIEFDSDKDNDEKLNETKIEYTTLESTSTLVETEATMEDKKLDKDDRQISEGSKTSGIMKVTNQEIDLDIFGVEFVNSKGEPPFPVYFVQGVQPINGWDEWINITPISGQMLRLRGGSILEEGYLEVQGTQPGWGIVCDHRNAWTLKKANIVCRQLGYTRGAEMAWQGNNNQNDELPWVAADSVDCIGNETYFQSCKFTHNPYCDVARDAVGIRCLPNRAAYCREDEIPHRGFCYHLANPDTALNHAEALDYCNSKGARLLDVLDQTENNFISEWLVQRRPDVNSIMTSGFGFTTLNRTIWLWEDSNHAKFRFANWWPGWMQDERIPPSVGSRPVCVVMKRIFSCHNRPDKSCLSDYFFWDIEDCATSSKGHSYICKRVYNDIGCVYGKGQHYSGKANITESGAHCLPWNDEAIEQHLHFKVVSDEIREKLKEHNYCRNPNPNRELKPWCFTGLNGEFEHCDIPPCAEQGMIRTVTAGRCNPKHFECTPGECIPSPWICDGQEDCTNGVDEQDCSQHLEFYTKIEQHHLDDHDVEKWLNTPLKTCALRCKEADFTCRSFSHKADGNVCLLSDSNIGLTGDLQPSIDYDYYEMDERSINCSDMFVCGNGKCINQSLLCDGKNNCGDRTDESSCNLENYGYEIRLSGSNNTNQGRVEVKVWEKWGQVCDDGFGMIAANVACKELGFIYGAQEVRPAGYYGNADSQLFLMDQLKCRGNETSLRECDFDGWGIHNCLPEEAVGIVCKTAVNTCQDGSWKCDNSPECIPTPFICDEVVDCSDRSDEGPEHCEAPFELRLSGGSNLLEGRVEVRHHGIWGTVCDDDFSDTAATVICRSLGYGGPATAIKNGAFGPGDGPIWLDEVFCSGNETQLYRCDHEHWGRHNCGHDEDVGVRCESGEVIRHEKSVPYLPEVTANDILPTDCGKRIEDFDENDEYMARVVQGSVAQKGAYPWQASLRVRGHSRSNHWCGAVIISPLYVLTAAHCLEGYNKGMYFVRAGDYNTEVDDGTEVEANIEDYYIHEDFRKGQRMNNDIALVMLKGQGIPLGRNIMPICLPPENVEYLPGLNCTISGWGSIESGKSVQSHFLRFGWVPILDQSVCQADYVYGEGAISDGMVCAGYLNEGVDSCDGDSGGPLACIHNNAFTLYGLTSWGKHCGEANKPGVYVRIAHYKKWIEQKIQQSSARM
- the LOC107223760 gene encoding uncharacterized protein LOC107223760 isoform X2, with translation MKPSENIFLLAVLTIIYFCNTSLAIFDPRETHAVKPAIRREFPILWYSPSSTTPIPIEPQVPEGVKDSGLRPKKPVVFNNGGYTYSKYGTFNRKIEQQSTNNFYNNYDQGQDGQQENSAFQHRYGQDQNLGYSDQNSYYENGWFVDNTNNQKPYEDFAIEIKKPYKDTKDFKVKPVKSIRVAKYDSETGAVCPAPDATGQFVYPPDCKFFVNCWNGRAFVQPCAPGTLFNPETLECDFPTKVQCYGSELIDLNNQYNIRPSAKKQPSQISEPEREWRVPSPTNQHPSCPLSFTGLLPHPIDCTKFLQCANGVTFIMDCGPGTVFNPTVSVCDWPYNVKGCEDALKPKTDPTPIPVWQGIDMRGDMNLQVPQERIKPDVVTCSEGQEGLFRHPTDCKKFLQCSNANTHIMDCGPGTVFNPLTSVCDFPYNVEGCGEEDLKTTTEISDFGIKSSVGNSERQSETSFDHRTHWGVVPNVPNNQRFDSRKDYGNNYNRGNENSNPTVSWHPYYNYNNEGNSNDRIDKGNDGQTESSLSGNFNGNPNTYYNDPNRGQSNTHNSEGSQYGSDQNIYVDSSYRLPSEGQNSNESKNDGKQFIITPATPESVTSQQSWNQPETFVDQPGRFKPSTWTAEEKEDKHPTNPVLNHQWQQGSKSIDVNKNPGTANSMNVLNALHQDSMFYNKHKPDRNTANNNNPSNLLQNNQIPFSQYQPNNNALGSSFINGQYAITNQGYGQEYWHATEGHMDVNETYGDIIHRNSSNKNMIQSPILNTDQYTNTMFRNGNSNSRVVESTIHTSKKLPSVKTDLLGPSSGKIDLAGHRESDHDLDSKSDQWTMRTNVFHQVPSKPGTKTIKRQRKTDGKNFHYRNSTDLTMINKNWYPSGIYANVNEIQGHYITKEIEINQGHSDAQKFGNKNGVSVLEGERDYDTTDKNTLHAQIEFDSDKDNDEKLNETKIEYTTLESTSTLVETEATMEDKKLDKDDRQISEGSKTSGIMKVTNQEIDLDIFGVEFVNSKGEPPFPVYFVQGVQPINGWDEWINITPISGQMLRLRGGSILEEGYLEVQGTQPGWGIVCDHRNAWTLKKANIVCRQLGYTRGAEMAWQGNNNQNDELPWVAADSVDCIGNETYFQSCKFTHNPYCDVARDAVGIRCLPNRAAYCREDEIPHRGFCYHLANPDTALNHAEALDYCNSKGARLLDVLDQTENNFISEWLVQRRPDVNSIMTSGFGFTTLNRTIWLWEDSNHAKFRFANWWPGWMQDERIPPSVGSRPVCVVMKRIFSCHNRPDKSCLSDYFFWDIEDCATSSKGHSYICKRVYNDIGCVYGKGQHYSGKANITESGAHCLPWNDEAIEQHLHFKVVSDEIREKLKEHNYCRNPNPNRELKPWCFTGLNGEFEHCDIPPCAEQGMIRTVTAGRCNPKHFECTPGECIPSPWICDGQEDCTNGVDEQDCSQHLEFYTKIEQHHLDDHDVEKWLNTPLKTCALRCKEADFTCRSFSHKADGNVCLLSDSNIGLTGDLQPSIDYDYYEMDERSINCSDMFVCGNGKCINQSLLCDGKNNCGDRTDESSCNLENYGYEIRLSGSNNTNQGRVEVKVWEKWGQVCDDGFGMIAANVACKELGFIYGAQEVRPAGYYGNADSQLFLMDQLKCRGNETSLRECDFDGWGIHNCLPEEAVGIVCKTAVNTCQDGSWKCDNSPECIPTPFICDEVVDCSDRSDEGPEHCEAPFELRLSGGSNLLEGRVEVRHHGIWGTVCDDDFSDTAATVICRSLGYGGPATAIKNGAFGPGDGPIWLDEVFCSGNETQLYRCDHEHWGRHNCGHDEDVGVRCESGEVIRHEKSVPYLPEVTANDILPTDCGKRIEDFDENDEYMARVVQGSVAQKGAYPWQASLRVRGHSRSNHWCGAVIISPLYVLTAAHCLEGYNKGMYFVRAGDYNTEVDDGTEVEANIEDYYIHEDFRKGQRMNNDIALVMLKGQGIPLGRNIMPICLPPENVEYLPGLNCTISGWGSIESGKSVQSHFLRFGWVPILDQSVCQADYVYGEGAISDGMVCAGYLNEGVDSCDGDSGGPLACIHNNAFTLYGLTSWGKHCGEANKPGVYVRIAHYKKWIEQKIQQSSARM
- the LOC107223760 gene encoding uncharacterized protein LOC107223760 isoform X6; translation: MKPSENIFLLAVLTIIYFCNTSLAIFDPRETHAVKPAIRREFPILWYSPSSTTPIPIEPQVPEGVKDSGLRPKKPVVFNNGGYTYSKYGTFNRKIEQQSTNNFYNNYDQGQDGQQENSAFQHRYGQDQNLGYSDQNSYYENGWFVDNTNNQKPYEDFAIEIKKPYKDTKDFKVKPVKSIRVAKYDSETGAVCPAPDATGQFVYPPDCKFFVNCWNGRAFVQPCAPGTLFNPETLECDFPTKVQCYGSELIDLNNQYNIRPSAKKQPSQISEPEREWRVPSPTNQHPSCPLSFTGLLPHPIDCTKFLQCANGVTFIMDCGPGTVFNPTVSVCDWPYNVKGCEDALKPKTDPTPIPVWQGIDMRGDMNLQVPQERIKPDVVTCSEGQEGLFRHPTDCKKFLQCSNANTHIMDCGPGTVFNPLTSVCDFPYNVEGCGEEDLKTTTEISDFGIKSSVGNSERQSETSFDHRTHWGVVPNVPNNQRFDSRKDYGNNYNRGNENSNPTVSWHPYYNYNNEGNSNDRIDKGNDGQTESSLSGNFNGNPNTYYNDPNRGQSNTHNSEGSQYGSDQNIYVDSSYRLPSEGQNSNESKNDGKQFIITPATPESVTSQQSWNQPETFVDQPGRFKPSTWTAEEKEDKHPTNPVLNHQWQQGEPPFPVYFVQGVQPINGWDEWINITPISGQMLRLRGGSILEEGYLEVQGTQPGWGIVCDHRNAWTLKKANIVCRQLGYTRGAEMAWQGNNNQNDELPWVAADSVDCIGNETYFQSCKFTHNPYCDVARDAVGIRCLPNRAAYCREDEIPHRGFCYHLANPDTALNHAEALDYCNSKGARLLDVLDQTENNFISEWLVQRRPDVNSIMTSGFGFTTLNRTIWLWEDSNHAKFRFANWWPGWMQDERIPPSVGSRPVCVVMKRIFSCHNRPDKSCLSDYFFWDIEDCATSSKGHSYICKRVYNDIGCVYGKGQHYSGKANITESGAHCLPWNDEAIEQHLHFKVVSDEIREKLKEHNYCRNPNPNRELKPWCFTGLNGEFEHCDIPPCAEQGMIRTVTAGRCNPKHFECTPGECIPSPWICDGQEDCTNGVDEQDCSQHLEFYTKIEQHHLDDHDVEKWLNTPLKTCALRCKEADFTCRSFSHKADGNVCLLSDSNIGLTGDLQPSIDYDYYEMDERSINCSDMFVCGNGKCINQSLLCDGKNNCGDRTDESSCNLENYGYEIRLSGSNNTNQGRVEVKVWEKWGQVCDDGFGMIAANVACKELGFIYGAQEVRPAGYYGNADSQLFLMDQLKCRGNETSLRECDFDGWGIHNCLPEEAVGIVCKTAVNTCQDGSWKCDNSPECIPTPFICDEVVDCSDRSDEGPEHCEAPFELRLSGGSNLLEGRVEVRHHGIWGTVCDDDFSDTAATVICRSLGYGGPATAIKNGAFGPGDGPIWLDEVFCSGNETQLYRCDHEHWGRHNCGHDEDVGVRCESGEVIRHEKSVPYLPEVTANDILPTDCGKRIEDFDENDEYMARVVQGSVAQKGAYPWQASLRVRGHSRSNHWCGAVIISPLYVLTAAHCLEGYNKGMYFVRAGDYNTEVDDGTEVEANIEDYYIHEDFRKGQRMNNDIALVMLKGQGIPLGRNIMPICLPPENVEYLPGLNCTISGWGSIESGKSVQSHFLRFGWVPILDQSVCQADYVYGEGAISDGMVCAGYLNEGVDSCDGDSGGPLACIHNNAFTLYGLTSWGKHCGEANKPGVYVRIAHYKKWIEQKIQQSSARM